A part of Vulpes lagopus strain Blue_001 chromosome 4, ASM1834538v1, whole genome shotgun sequence genomic DNA contains:
- the LOC121489918 gene encoding cationic trypsin yields the protein MKTFIFLALLGATVAFPIDDDDKIVGGYTCSRNSVPYQVSLNSGYHFCGGSLINSQWVVSAAHCYKSRIQVRLGEYNIAVSEGGEQFINAAKIIRHPRYNANTIDNDIMLIKLSSPATLNSRVSAIALPKSCPAVGTQCLISGWGNTQSIGQNYPDVLQCLKAPILSDSVCRNAYPGQISSNMMCLGYLEGGKDSCQGDSGGPVVCSGELQGIVSWGAGCAQKGKPGVYTKVCRYVSWIQQTIAAN from the exons ATGAAGACCTTTATCTTCCTCGCTCTACTGGGAGCCACTG TTGCTTTCCCCATTGACGATGATGACAAGATCGTCGGGGGCTACACTTGTTCCAGGAATTCCGTCCCCTACCAGGTGTCCTTGAACTCTGGCTACCACTTCTGTGGCGGCTCCCTCATCAACTCCCAGTGGGTGGTGTCCGCGGCTCACTGCTACAAGTC CCGAATCCAGGTGCGTCTGGGAGAGTACAACATCGCAGTCTCTGAGGGTGGAGAACAATTCATCAATGCAGCCAAGATCATCCGCCACCCCAGATACAACGCAAACACTATCGATAACGACATCATGCTGATTAAACTGAGCTCTCCTGCCACCCTCAACTCTCGAGTGTCTGCTATCGCTCTGCCAAAATCCTGTCCAGCTGTTGGTACCCAGTGCCTCATCTCTGGCTGGGGAAACACCCAGAGCATCGGGC AAAACTATCCTGACGTCCTGCAGTGTCTGAAGGCTCCCATCCTTTCTGACAGCGTTTGCCGTAATGCATACCCTGGCCAGATCTCCAGCAACATGATGTGTTTGGGCTACCTGGAGGGTGGAAAGGACTCTTGCCAG GGTGACTCTGGTGGCCCTGTGGTCTGCAGCGGAGAGCTCCAGGGCATTGTCTCCTGGGGTGCCGGCTGTGCTCAAAAAGGCAAACCTGGTGTCTACACCAAGGTCTGCAGATACGTGAGCTGGATTCAGCAGACCATCGCTGCCAACTAA